One window of Microbacterium sp. Root61 genomic DNA carries:
- a CDS encoding M20/M25/M40 family metallo-hydrolase, with protein MQEFDLAQMTRDLKALVETESPSSDFDALARGAATVSEIGTRLFGVAPVVVVNDGRPEVSWSFGAPTARTVLVLGHLDTVWPVGSLAAEPWRVEDGRAYGPGCFDMKAGLVQALHAVASVRDRDGITVLVTSDEEIGAPSSGTRIAAEAGTHRRTLVFEGSADGGRIKTARRGVSMYRVHVTGRAAHAGLEPWAGINATVELAAQVAAIAAFDQSPDGPSVTPTLAAAGSSSNTVPQNAWVDVDARCVTADQQRELHARMLALRPTLPGAGIRIDGGPRHPPLEESQTLEGYAELVEAAGRLGVPAPGTAHVGGASDGNLAAAMGSIVVDGFGAVGGNAHAPGEWVVLEEMPLRAALAAELIRGILTDRAPDGDEV; from the coding sequence ATGCAGGAGTTCGACCTCGCGCAGATGACGCGCGACCTGAAGGCGCTCGTCGAGACGGAGTCGCCGTCGAGCGACTTCGATGCACTCGCGCGCGGAGCCGCGACGGTGAGCGAAATCGGCACGAGGCTGTTCGGCGTGGCGCCGGTCGTCGTCGTCAACGACGGACGTCCCGAGGTCTCGTGGAGCTTCGGTGCGCCGACGGCGCGCACGGTGCTGGTCCTCGGCCACCTCGACACGGTGTGGCCGGTCGGCTCGCTCGCGGCGGAGCCCTGGCGGGTCGAGGACGGGCGTGCGTACGGGCCCGGCTGCTTCGACATGAAGGCAGGGCTGGTGCAGGCGCTGCACGCCGTGGCGAGCGTCCGCGACCGGGATGGCATCACCGTCCTGGTCACGTCGGACGAGGAGATCGGCGCGCCAAGTTCCGGCACGCGGATCGCCGCGGAGGCGGGCACCCACCGACGCACGCTGGTCTTCGAGGGCAGCGCGGACGGCGGTCGCATCAAGACCGCGCGGCGTGGCGTCTCGATGTACCGCGTGCATGTCACGGGTCGCGCGGCGCACGCCGGTCTCGAGCCATGGGCGGGGATCAACGCGACGGTCGAGCTCGCGGCGCAGGTGGCCGCCATCGCCGCGTTCGACCAGTCCCCCGATGGACCGTCCGTCACGCCGACGCTCGCTGCCGCGGGCTCGAGCAGCAACACCGTGCCGCAGAACGCCTGGGTGGATGTCGATGCCCGCTGCGTGACCGCGGACCAGCAGCGGGAGCTTCACGCGCGCATGCTGGCGCTGCGGCCCACGCTCCCGGGCGCCGGCATTCGCATCGACGGCGGGCCGCGGCATCCGCCCCTCGAAGAGTCCCAGACGCTCGAGGGCTATGCCGAGCTGGTCGAAGCGGCGGGGCGGCTGGGAGTTCCTGCTCCCGGGACCGCCCATGTCGGCGGCGCCTCGGACGGCAACCTCGCCGCAGCGATGGGTTCCATCGTCGTCGACGGTTTCGGGGCGGTGGGCGGCAACGCCCATGCGCCCGGCGAATGGGTCGTGCTCGAGGAGATGCCGCTGCGCGCGGCACTGGCCGCGGAGCTGATCCGCGGCATCCTCACAGATCGCGCACCAGACGGCGACGAGGTGTGA
- a CDS encoding serine hydrolase domain-containing protein, with the protein MIDLQKFLDSGIARNGVPGAALAVLTPNGVEVAVAGVINARTGVPVQEDTLFQIGSITKVWTSTIAMQLAAEGLLDIDQPIVEIDPSLAVGGAPGAAITMRHLLSHTSGLECDLLLDTGRGDDVLERYVEQVRDEPLMHEPGELWSYCNTGFIIAGRALELVSGKTWDQLVQERIISPLGLERSGTLPEQALLHSAAVGHVHALGEPYRPADAWFFPRAVGPAGSVFTSVRDLAAFGRLHLAPSDVLAEEGLVAMRTEVIASEELVPGLTGWGIGWGRFQWGEDTVYIHTGGTIGQYAFVVVHPGSGSVIALLTNGGNADALSSEVYNAIAPELFGLQPAGPRAPGVTPAVDAPFGEYLRYGSSIVLRTGADGPEVELIEGEVETGDGEHRATFPLLTDADGTLTVIPPGSPGATLLLPFTLRNGKSAILVGTRLYVAAAA; encoded by the coding sequence GTGATCGATCTTCAGAAGTTCCTCGACAGCGGGATCGCCCGAAACGGCGTACCCGGGGCTGCCTTGGCCGTACTCACGCCGAACGGCGTCGAGGTCGCCGTGGCCGGCGTCATCAACGCCCGCACCGGTGTGCCCGTGCAGGAGGACACCCTGTTCCAGATCGGGTCGATCACGAAGGTGTGGACCTCGACGATCGCGATGCAGCTGGCCGCCGAAGGACTCCTCGACATCGACCAGCCGATCGTCGAGATCGATCCCTCCCTCGCCGTCGGCGGAGCGCCGGGCGCCGCGATCACGATGCGGCACCTGCTCTCGCACACGAGCGGCCTGGAGTGCGACCTGCTCCTGGACACCGGCCGCGGCGACGACGTCCTGGAGCGCTACGTCGAGCAGGTGCGCGATGAGCCGCTGATGCACGAGCCGGGCGAACTGTGGAGCTACTGCAACACCGGGTTCATCATCGCGGGCCGCGCGCTCGAGCTCGTCTCGGGCAAGACATGGGATCAGCTCGTGCAGGAGCGCATCATCTCGCCGCTCGGTCTGGAGCGCTCCGGCACACTGCCAGAGCAGGCGCTGCTGCACAGCGCGGCGGTCGGGCACGTGCACGCGCTCGGCGAGCCCTACCGGCCCGCCGACGCCTGGTTCTTCCCCCGCGCCGTGGGTCCCGCCGGCAGCGTCTTCACGAGCGTGCGCGACCTCGCTGCCTTCGGACGCCTCCACCTCGCCCCCTCCGACGTCCTGGCCGAGGAGGGCCTCGTCGCCATGCGCACCGAGGTGATCGCCTCGGAGGAACTCGTCCCCGGACTCACGGGCTGGGGCATCGGATGGGGTCGATTCCAGTGGGGCGAGGACACCGTCTACATCCACACCGGCGGCACCATCGGCCAGTACGCCTTCGTGGTGGTGCACCCCGGCAGCGGCTCGGTGATCGCCCTCCTCACCAACGGCGGCAACGCCGATGCACTGTCCTCCGAGGTGTACAACGCCATCGCGCCCGAGCTGTTCGGACTGCAGCCCGCGGGGCCCCGTGCGCCCGGGGTCACCCCCGCCGTCGACGCACCGTTCGGGGAGTACCTCCGCTACGGGTCCTCGATCGTGCTGCGCACCGGTGCCGATGGTCCCGAAGTCGAGCTCATCGAGGGCGAGGTGGAGACCGGCGACGGCGAGCACCGCGCGACCTTCCCCCTCCTCACCGACGCCGACGGCACCCTCACGGTCATCCCGCCGGGCTCCCCCGGCGCCACGCTGCTGCTCCCGTTCACCCTGCGCAACGGCAAGTCGGCGATCCTGGTCGGCACCCGGCTGTACGTCGCTGCGGCGGCGTGA
- a CDS encoding ABC transporter ATP-binding protein, which produces MTLPILEVEHLSMRFPVKGVARWPWHPRPTRTVLDDVSLVVERGEILGLVGESGSGKSTLARCIVGVYKSEGSIRIDGESLPARPKPAQRRRVQMVFQDPYAALNPALKVGQILEELLVVHSLATTRTAPGRAEELLSWVGLGTDVIGVHPGALSGGQRQRVNIARALALEPELLIADEVVSALDASVQASVLNLLLDLRDRLNLSMVFISHNLAIVRQVCDRVAVMQDGRLVETASTEQLFTAASHPYTQELLAAVPRLRIARGAQKGMSS; this is translated from the coding sequence ATGACCCTGCCCATACTCGAGGTCGAGCACCTGAGCATGCGATTCCCGGTCAAGGGCGTCGCGCGGTGGCCGTGGCATCCGCGCCCGACCCGCACGGTCCTGGACGACGTGTCGCTCGTCGTCGAGCGCGGGGAGATCCTCGGCCTGGTCGGTGAGTCCGGCAGCGGCAAGTCCACGCTCGCGCGCTGCATCGTGGGCGTGTACAAGAGCGAGGGCAGCATCCGCATCGACGGGGAGAGCCTCCCCGCCCGCCCGAAGCCGGCCCAGCGCCGTCGCGTGCAGATGGTCTTCCAAGACCCGTACGCCGCGCTCAACCCCGCGCTCAAGGTCGGGCAGATCCTCGAAGAGCTGCTCGTGGTGCACTCGCTCGCGACCACGCGCACGGCCCCCGGCCGCGCGGAGGAGCTGCTCAGCTGGGTCGGGCTCGGCACGGACGTCATCGGCGTCCACCCCGGCGCCCTCTCCGGTGGCCAGCGTCAACGCGTCAACATCGCGCGCGCACTCGCCCTCGAACCCGAGCTGCTGATCGCCGACGAAGTGGTCTCCGCCCTCGACGCCTCGGTACAGGCCAGCGTGCTGAACCTGCTCCTGGACCTCCGCGACCGACTGAACCTGTCGATGGTCTTCATCAGCCACAACCTGGCCATCGTGCGCCAGGTGTGCGACCGGGTCGCCGTCATGCAGGACGGCCGGCTCGTGGAGACCGCCTCCACCGAACAACTCTTCACCGCAGCATCCCACCCGTACACGCAAGAACTGCTCGCCGCTGTTCCGCGCCTGCGCATCGCGCGCGGCGCCCAGAAAGGAATGTCATCGTGA
- a CDS encoding ABC transporter ATP-binding protein, protein MSEPLLQVENLTVTLHTPQGDLVAAENVSFDVLPGEMMGLVGESGSGKSIILRAIMGLLPREASVTGHVRWRGVDYIGAPERLWKALRGRHIGMVFQDPMTALNPIRRIGPQLVEGPQRILGWSRREAARHAVELLESVRIPDPQRVLRQYPHELSGGMRQRVVIAMAMACEPELILCDEPTTALDVTVQAKVLDLIGERTRTMGSAVILVSHDLAVVAQLCSSVQVMYAGQLVERGPIDDVFADPRHAYTAALLGSLPDIDAERRRPVSIPGELPDRFLRPSGCRFHLRCNVAGEVCPDEDYALRQVGVDALLSAAPGRGADDALERGSACFYDLGIPDAIAEPAMGGRRS, encoded by the coding sequence ATGAGTGAGCCGCTTCTGCAGGTCGAGAACCTCACCGTCACCCTGCATACCCCGCAGGGCGACCTGGTCGCGGCCGAGAACGTCAGCTTCGATGTGCTGCCCGGCGAGATGATGGGCCTGGTCGGCGAATCCGGCTCGGGCAAGAGCATCATCCTCCGCGCGATCATGGGGCTCCTCCCCCGCGAGGCGAGCGTGACCGGCCATGTGCGCTGGCGCGGCGTCGACTACATCGGTGCACCCGAGCGCCTGTGGAAGGCCCTGCGCGGTCGCCATATCGGCATGGTGTTCCAGGACCCGATGACGGCCCTCAACCCGATCCGTCGCATCGGCCCCCAGCTCGTCGAAGGCCCGCAGCGCATTCTCGGCTGGAGCCGTCGCGAAGCGGCCCGTCACGCCGTCGAGCTGCTCGAGTCCGTCCGCATCCCCGACCCGCAGCGCGTCCTGCGTCAGTATCCGCACGAGCTCTCCGGCGGGATGCGGCAGCGCGTCGTGATCGCCATGGCGATGGCCTGCGAGCCCGAGCTCATCCTGTGCGACGAGCCGACGACCGCGCTGGATGTCACAGTGCAGGCCAAGGTGCTGGATCTCATCGGCGAGCGGACCCGCACGATGGGCTCGGCCGTGATCCTGGTCAGCCACGACCTCGCCGTCGTCGCGCAGCTGTGCTCGTCCGTCCAGGTCATGTACGCGGGGCAGCTGGTCGAACGCGGACCGATCGACGACGTCTTCGCCGACCCGCGGCACGCCTACACCGCTGCGCTGCTCGGGTCCCTTCCCGACATCGACGCGGAGCGGCGCCGGCCGGTGTCGATCCCGGGTGAGCTGCCCGACAGGTTCCTGCGTCCGAGCGGATGCCGCTTCCACCTGCGCTGCAACGTCGCCGGCGAGGTGTGCCCAGACGAGGACTACGCGCTCCGGCAGGTCGGCGTCGACGCGCTCCTGTCCGCCGCACCCGGGCGCGGCGCGGACGACGCGCTCGAACGCGGCAGCGCGTGCTTCTACGACCTCGGGATCCCGGATGCGATCGCCGAACCCGCGATGGGAGGACGGCGATCATGA
- a CDS encoding ABC transporter permease, which yields MTALTRPAVLTPTARRRGHRRGPGLWIGVGIAAVYVLAAIGAPWLAPYDPLAQDIPAALSPPSAAHLFGTDNLGRDAFSRVLFAAQLDLFIGLTAASLAFVIGSSIGLAAGYARGWADVVLTRVMDLVQVIPGIVILIMLLLIFGAGTGGIIFALAVTGWVAYARLVRSEVFVVEGQDFVLAARLAGFSPMRVAVRHVLPNVWLQAVVYLTSDIVLAIGAVTALGYLGIGIQPPTPEWGAMIAGGQPYLQSAPWLTVIPGIVVAVLGLGLALISDNLTHRTGGRR from the coding sequence ATGACCGCGCTGACACGCCCCGCCGTGCTCACCCCCACCGCCCGCCGCAGGGGCCACCGACGCGGCCCCGGGCTCTGGATCGGCGTGGGCATCGCGGCCGTCTACGTCCTCGCCGCGATCGGCGCCCCGTGGCTGGCACCGTACGATCCGCTCGCCCAGGACATCCCCGCCGCCCTCTCCCCGCCCAGCGCCGCGCACCTGTTCGGCACGGACAACCTCGGTCGCGACGCGTTCTCCCGCGTACTGTTCGCCGCCCAGCTCGATCTGTTCATCGGCCTGACCGCGGCATCCCTCGCCTTCGTGATCGGCAGCTCAATCGGCCTCGCCGCCGGGTATGCCCGGGGCTGGGCGGATGTCGTACTCACGCGCGTGATGGATCTCGTCCAGGTCATCCCCGGCATCGTCATCCTGATCATGCTGCTGCTGATCTTCGGGGCCGGCACGGGCGGCATCATCTTCGCGCTCGCGGTGACCGGATGGGTCGCGTACGCCCGCCTGGTGCGCTCCGAGGTGTTCGTCGTCGAGGGTCAGGACTTCGTCCTGGCCGCCCGCCTCGCGGGGTTCTCCCCGATGCGTGTCGCCGTGCGGCACGTGCTTCCCAACGTCTGGCTGCAGGCCGTCGTCTACCTCACCTCCGACATCGTCCTGGCGATCGGCGCGGTCACCGCCCTCGGCTACCTCGGCATCGGCATCCAGCCGCCCACCCCGGAGTGGGGCGCGATGATCGCGGGCGGCCAACCGTACCTGCAGTCGGCGCCTTGGCTGACCGTCATCCCGGGCATCGTGGTCGCCGTCCTCGGACTCGGACTCGCGCTCATCTCGGACAACCTCACACACCGGACGGGAGGCCGACGATGA
- a CDS encoding ABC transporter permease, whose protein sequence is MERLTYLLRRLGYALLTLIGVGILLFFLIRLMPGSAARAMLGVTATPEQIAAFEHTLGLDRPVVVQLADYIGGLFSGDLGTSLLYRKPVSDVIAGALPVTIQLTVYVLVLSIITTVTLAWIAAANRGGAVDQMIRAIPLIGIGMPSFWIGAMLLFIFALTLRWFPVGGYVSEFPGNLVTLFLPALTITIAVSAILIRSLRLGLIGVLESDHVLTARAKGMSGFRLMISHVLPNAAIPTITVLTLVFASLIGGALVVEQVFALPGLGSLIIAGFRAHDLPLVMGIALITAAFVLVANVAADLAYVLIDPRVALR, encoded by the coding sequence GTGGAACGCCTGACCTATCTTCTCCGTCGGCTGGGGTATGCACTCCTCACGCTGATCGGAGTGGGCATCCTCCTCTTCTTCCTCATCCGGCTGATGCCCGGCAGCGCCGCACGGGCGATGCTGGGCGTCACCGCGACTCCCGAGCAGATCGCGGCGTTCGAGCACACGCTCGGGCTCGACCGGCCCGTCGTGGTTCAACTCGCCGACTACATCGGCGGGCTGTTCAGCGGAGACCTCGGCACCTCGCTGCTCTATCGCAAGCCCGTGTCGGACGTCATCGCCGGCGCATTGCCGGTCACGATCCAGCTCACCGTCTACGTGCTGGTGCTCAGCATCATCACGACGGTGACCCTGGCCTGGATCGCGGCAGCGAACCGGGGCGGAGCGGTGGACCAGATGATCCGCGCCATCCCCCTGATCGGGATCGGGATGCCGTCGTTCTGGATCGGCGCGATGCTGCTGTTCATCTTCGCCCTCACCCTGCGGTGGTTCCCCGTCGGCGGGTACGTGTCCGAGTTCCCCGGCAACCTGGTCACTTTGTTCCTGCCCGCGCTGACGATCACCATCGCCGTGTCCGCCATCCTCATCCGCAGCCTGCGCCTCGGCCTCATCGGCGTCCTGGAATCCGACCACGTCCTCACCGCGCGGGCCAAGGGAATGAGCGGGTTCCGCCTGATGATCTCGCACGTGCTTCCGAACGCGGCCATCCCGACCATCACCGTGCTCACCCTCGTGTTCGCAAGCCTCATCGGCGGCGCGCTCGTGGTCGAACAGGTGTTCGCGCTCCCGGGCCTCGGGTCGCTGATCATCGCCGGGTTCCGAGCCCACGACCTGCCACTGGTCATGGGCATCGCGCTCATCACCGCCGCGTTCGTGCTCGTGGCCAACGTCGCCGCCGACCTGGCGTACGTCCTCATCGATCCTCGGGTGGCCCTGCGATGA
- a CDS encoding ABC transporter substrate-binding protein encodes MKRTGRATAVVIALSTALVFTGCSASTPETGDAESIVTVARAGDVTTLNADAVASSKEGWETLMLVANSLFAFDSEGTIQPRIAEGFEYNADNTVLTVTLRDDVTFSDGTPVTSADVAFTIENAKEGELQGALYQRIVNIETPDDQTIELTFEAPSSAAIFSLASYAVAIIPEDFGGKTEDEFWQEPVAVGPYKVADWEQGVGITLVRNDEYFGEPASIDRIEFLTVPDANTRLLQLQNGTADIIDAVTTAQIDQITQTDGLSVEEFTAGQNYFFTMNTTGEPFSSPEARRAVSLGIDRESVVEAALGGHGVPGASFVVPTAVGGFAPAFGALYDPAAAKKEMAAAGLEGGFSFELMYTSGDPTVETALQVVQQNLAEIGITVTLAGLDNDAIAAKVEANDWDAYVVNIISEADAGEVLQYYGATNGFYAGEQDIMAQIEAYNAQADADFSGQDGRNAIFADALDLIADTAVQVSIMDPARLWGVSDAVSDVQALNTTGALDFTRLTLAK; translated from the coding sequence ATGAAGCGCACAGGAAGAGCCACCGCAGTCGTCATCGCCCTCAGTACCGCCCTCGTTTTCACGGGTTGCTCGGCGAGCACCCCCGAGACCGGTGACGCGGAGAGCATCGTCACCGTCGCCCGTGCCGGTGATGTGACCACCCTCAACGCCGACGCGGTGGCCTCGAGCAAAGAAGGCTGGGAGACGCTGATGCTCGTGGCCAACTCGCTGTTCGCCTTCGACTCCGAGGGCACCATCCAGCCGCGCATCGCCGAGGGCTTCGAGTACAACGCCGACAACACGGTACTGACGGTCACCCTCCGTGATGACGTCACCTTCTCCGACGGGACGCCGGTCACCTCGGCGGACGTCGCCTTCACGATCGAGAACGCCAAAGAGGGCGAACTCCAGGGTGCGCTCTACCAGCGCATCGTGAACATCGAGACGCCCGACGACCAGACGATCGAGCTCACGTTCGAGGCTCCGTCATCCGCCGCGATCTTCAGTCTGGCCAGCTATGCCGTCGCGATCATCCCCGAGGACTTCGGCGGCAAGACCGAAGACGAGTTCTGGCAGGAGCCGGTCGCGGTCGGCCCGTACAAGGTCGCGGACTGGGAGCAGGGGGTGGGCATCACCCTCGTCCGCAACGACGAGTACTTCGGTGAGCCGGCGAGCATCGACCGCATCGAGTTCCTGACGGTGCCGGACGCGAACACCCGCCTGCTCCAGCTGCAGAACGGAACCGCGGACATCATCGACGCCGTCACGACGGCGCAGATCGATCAGATCACGCAGACCGACGGACTCAGCGTCGAGGAGTTCACCGCGGGCCAGAACTACTTCTTCACGATGAACACGACGGGTGAACCGTTCTCCTCGCCGGAGGCACGGCGCGCCGTCTCGCTCGGTATCGACCGCGAGTCGGTCGTCGAGGCGGCACTGGGCGGCCACGGCGTCCCCGGGGCATCCTTCGTGGTCCCGACCGCGGTGGGCGGGTTCGCTCCCGCTTTCGGCGCACTGTACGACCCCGCAGCCGCGAAGAAGGAGATGGCGGCGGCGGGCCTGGAGGGCGGGTTCTCGTTCGAGCTGATGTACACGAGCGGCGACCCGACAGTCGAGACCGCGCTGCAGGTCGTGCAGCAGAACCTCGCAGAGATCGGGATCACCGTCACCCTCGCAGGACTCGACAACGACGCCATCGCGGCGAAGGTCGAGGCCAACGACTGGGACGCGTACGTCGTGAACATCATCAGCGAAGCGGATGCGGGTGAGGTGCTGCAGTACTACGGCGCCACGAACGGCTTCTACGCCGGTGAGCAGGACATCATGGCCCAGATCGAGGCGTACAACGCGCAGGCGGATGCGGACTTCAGTGGCCAGGACGGCCGCAACGCGATCTTCGCCGACGCCCTCGACCTCATCGCCGACACCGCCGTGCAGGTCTCGATCATGGATCCTGCCCGTCTGTGGGGCGTGTCCGACGCAGTCAGCGATGTTCAGGCCCTCAACACGACCGGCGCTCTGGACTTCACGCGGCTCACGCTCGCGAAGTGA